A genome region from Hymenobacter chitinivorans DSM 11115 includes the following:
- a CDS encoding OmpH family outer membrane protein produces the protein MNKFRLALAVAVLTISTATSALAQAPLKIGYTSVEYVLSQMPESRQIESDLKAYSSQLEAQLKSKYADYQAKAEAYQKGASTMTEVVRADKEKELTGLQNSIQEFQRSADQSLQQKQQALLKPALDKLQKTIDAVAEENGYTYVLNSDGASPVLLHGPKEGDISDLVLKKMGVTPGSAPAAKAAPAATTPAATPVSTPTKTKTKSKK, from the coding sequence ATGAACAAATTCCGTCTTGCCCTAGCTGTAGCCGTTCTTACCATCAGCACGGCCACCTCGGCACTGGCGCAAGCCCCCCTGAAAATCGGTTATACCAGCGTAGAATACGTTCTGAGCCAGATGCCGGAAAGCCGGCAGATTGAGTCGGATTTGAAAGCCTACAGCTCCCAGCTCGAAGCCCAGCTGAAAAGCAAGTACGCCGACTACCAAGCCAAAGCCGAAGCCTACCAGAAAGGCGCTTCGACCATGACCGAAGTAGTACGGGCCGATAAAGAGAAAGAGTTGACCGGCCTGCAGAATTCCATCCAGGAGTTTCAGCGCAGCGCCGACCAGAGCCTGCAGCAGAAGCAGCAGGCCCTGCTGAAGCCCGCTCTGGACAAGCTGCAGAAGACCATTGATGCCGTAGCCGAGGAAAACGGTTACACCTACGTGCTGAACTCGGACGGTGCCAGCCCAGTGCTGCTGCACGGCCCCAAGGAAGGTGATATTTCGGACCTGGTGCTGAAGAAAATGGGTGTTACGCCCGGTTCTGCTCCCGCGGCCAAAGCTGCTCCCGCTGCTACCACGCCCGCCGCTACGCCCGTTAGCACGCCTACCAAAACCAAAACCAAGTCGAAGAAGTAA
- a CDS encoding RluA family pseudouridine synthase — MSDLSDSHLPDPDLPDDESEEGDELYEHHRIRVDRGQELLRLDKFLMNRLSNASRTKIQNAIRAEAVQVNEKVVKSNYRIKPFDVITITLPEPPRDVKVVPEPMDLDIRYEDESLLIVNKPAGLVVHPAFGNWNGTLVNGLAYHLSNLPTGRNGEIRPGLVHRIDKDTSGLLVIGKTEWAMTHLSQQFFHHTIERTYLALVWGIPKETEGTITGHIGRSLKDRKVQAVYPEGDQGKHAVTHYKVLKTFRHVALLQCNLETGRTHQIRAHMKHIGHPLFSDATYGGDKVLYGQRTGSYKAFVENVFELMPRQALHAKSLGFVHPVTGDTMQFEAELPADFVAALEKWEQYATQHA; from the coding sequence ATGTCTGATTTGTCCGATTCTCACTTGCCCGACCCCGACCTGCCCGACGACGAAAGTGAGGAAGGGGATGAGCTCTACGAACACCACCGTATCCGCGTCGACCGGGGCCAGGAACTCTTGCGCCTCGACAAGTTTCTGATGAACCGCCTCTCGAATGCGTCGCGGACCAAGATTCAGAACGCCATTCGGGCCGAAGCGGTGCAGGTGAATGAGAAGGTAGTCAAGTCGAACTACCGCATCAAGCCCTTCGACGTCATCACCATCACGCTGCCCGAGCCCCCGCGCGACGTGAAAGTGGTGCCCGAGCCCATGGACCTCGACATCCGCTACGAAGACGAGTCCTTGCTCATCGTCAACAAGCCTGCGGGCCTAGTGGTACACCCGGCCTTTGGTAACTGGAACGGGACGCTGGTCAACGGCCTGGCCTACCACCTGAGCAACCTACCTACGGGCCGCAATGGTGAAATTCGCCCCGGCCTCGTCCACCGCATCGACAAGGACACTTCCGGGCTGCTGGTTATCGGCAAAACGGAATGGGCCATGACGCACTTGTCCCAGCAGTTTTTTCACCATACCATCGAGCGAACCTACTTGGCGCTGGTGTGGGGCATCCCCAAGGAAACGGAGGGCACCATTACGGGCCATATTGGGCGCAGCCTGAAGGACCGCAAGGTGCAGGCCGTATACCCGGAGGGTGACCAGGGCAAGCACGCTGTAACGCACTATAAAGTGCTCAAAACGTTTCGGCACGTGGCCCTGCTGCAGTGCAACCTCGAAACCGGCCGCACCCACCAGATTCGGGCCCACATGAAGCACATTGGCCACCCGCTGTTTTCGGATGCCACCTACGGCGGCGACAAAGTGCTCTACGGGCAGCGCACGGGCTCCTACAAGGCCTTCGTCGAGAATGTATTTGAGCTGATGCCCCGGCAGGCGCTGCACGCCAAGTCCTTGGGCTTCGTGCACCCCGTCACCGGCGACACTATGCAGTTTGAAGCCGAGCTGCCCGCCGACTTTGTGGCCGCCCTGGAAAAGTGGGAACAGTACGCCACCCAGCACGCGTAG
- a CDS encoding OmpH family outer membrane protein, whose translation MKKLQFLLLGVLLLLSAPAALAQKFGYVDSEFIMSKMPAYSQAQQELNTLSANWQKDIESQKKDLDKLYRNYQAEEVLLTEPMKKKRQDEILKKEQDVKAYQNKIFGYEGQLFKKRQELTKPVQDQVFEAIEKVAKKKQLAIIFDKAGDLTMLYTNPTHDYTEFVLEELGLASEDRNQPGQKGAVRTVTTPKTPAGDDTATDSDAAPATRTRQPTKATNTRPASRKN comes from the coding sequence ATGAAAAAGCTCCAATTCCTTCTGCTGGGCGTGCTCCTGCTTCTGTCGGCTCCCGCCGCTCTGGCCCAGAAATTCGGCTACGTCGATTCTGAGTTCATTATGAGTAAGATGCCGGCCTATTCGCAGGCTCAGCAGGAACTGAACACGCTGTCGGCCAACTGGCAGAAGGATATTGAGAGCCAGAAGAAAGACCTGGACAAGTTGTACCGCAACTACCAGGCAGAGGAAGTGCTCCTGACCGAGCCCATGAAAAAAAAGCGGCAGGACGAGATTCTCAAGAAGGAGCAGGACGTGAAGGCCTACCAGAACAAGATCTTCGGCTACGAAGGGCAGCTGTTCAAAAAGCGCCAGGAGTTGACCAAGCCCGTGCAGGATCAGGTGTTCGAAGCCATTGAGAAAGTGGCCAAGAAGAAGCAGCTGGCCATTATTTTCGACAAAGCTGGTGACCTGACGATGCTTTATACCAACCCCACGCACGACTACACGGAATTTGTACTCGAAGAATTGGGTTTAGCATCTGAAGACCGGAACCAACCGGGCCAGAAAGGTGCCGTCCGGACTGTGACTACCCCGAAGACGCCGGCGGGTGACGATACGGCTACCGATTCGGATGCTGCTCCCGCCACCCGGACCCGCCAGCCCACCAAGGCAACAAATACGCGCCCGGCTAGCCGAAAAAATTAA
- the bamA gene encoding outer membrane protein assembly factor BamA → MISFQNKFLLLLTVLALGGAAAAPKTWAQVSSASSGEPQRYELGGITVSGASYLDTNTLIGLTGLKIGDPVTVPGEEIGKAIRRLWDQGILGDVSVSISRIEGNKIYLDFNLKERPRLSKFEFSGISKGQADDLKNKIKLIRGKVVTDALLNNTKSQVRKFYTNKGYLDAKATITQTPDSSLSNSVVLNIKVDKGNKIRIRDIAFEGNEAFSDKKLKGKLKKTKERKSYKFLTSGKFQKAEYESDKDKLLEFYNAQGYRDAAIVSDTLIRTDDGLALRIKMDEGPKYYFRHITWNGNYLYDSKTLASVLGIKEGSVYSKETLDKRLNYNPTGQDVTSLYMNDGYLFFQIEPVETKVEGDSIDIEMRISEGVQARIKEVNIAGNTKTSDHVLRRELQTLPGDKFNRELLIRSQRQIATLGYFDPEKIGLNPVPNQAEGTVDINYTVVEKPSDQITLSGGWGGYAGFIGTVGLVFNNFSLRKAGSLRNWTPVPAGDGQRLALNVQANGLQYQAYSFSFTEPWLGGRKPNSLSFSLNKSIQRVGTSLDANNDQSIKVNSASLGLGRRLRVPDDYFTLSNSLSVSQYKLKNYPYIQGFANGTGNATNITFNTTLSRNSIDNPTYTRRGSSLSLSVNLTPPYSIFKGSHPSVNEWVEFHKWMFDASWFTPIVGKLVLNTRAHFGFIGTYNSSRAIGPFERFKLGGSGLGYGGSSNFLVGTEYVGLRGYDDPNNANSIQNPNSSGGVAYNKYVLEMRYPVSLNPAATVYILSFAEAGNAFERYQDYNPYKLYRSVGVGARIFMSAFGLLGFDYGYGFDAVPRYTSGQALQDKGHFHFIIGQQIR, encoded by the coding sequence ATGATTTCTTTTCAGAATAAATTTCTCCTGCTGCTAACGGTGCTTGCTCTGGGTGGAGCGGCTGCCGCGCCCAAGACCTGGGCTCAGGTTTCTTCGGCTAGCAGTGGGGAGCCTCAACGCTACGAACTCGGCGGCATTACCGTCAGTGGAGCTTCCTACTTAGATACCAATACGCTTATCGGGCTAACGGGTTTGAAAATCGGGGACCCGGTAACGGTACCCGGGGAGGAAATTGGCAAAGCCATTCGCCGCCTCTGGGACCAGGGTATCCTGGGTGACGTGAGCGTGTCTATTTCGCGCATCGAAGGCAATAAAATCTACCTGGACTTTAACCTCAAGGAGCGGCCCCGCCTATCCAAGTTTGAGTTTTCTGGTATCAGCAAGGGCCAGGCCGATGATCTGAAAAACAAGATCAAGCTGATCCGCGGCAAGGTGGTGACCGATGCCCTGCTGAATAATACCAAGTCTCAGGTACGCAAGTTCTACACCAACAAGGGCTACCTTGACGCAAAGGCCACGATTACGCAAACGCCGGATTCGAGCCTGTCGAATAGCGTGGTGCTGAATATCAAGGTGGACAAGGGCAACAAAATCCGCATTCGGGATATTGCCTTCGAAGGCAACGAGGCTTTTTCAGACAAGAAGCTCAAAGGCAAGCTGAAGAAGACCAAGGAGCGGAAATCCTACAAGTTCCTGACCTCGGGTAAGTTTCAGAAGGCCGAGTACGAGTCGGATAAAGACAAGCTGCTTGAGTTCTACAACGCCCAGGGTTACCGCGACGCCGCCATTGTATCGGATACGCTGATCCGCACCGACGACGGCCTGGCGCTGCGCATCAAGATGGATGAAGGCCCGAAGTACTACTTCCGCCACATTACCTGGAACGGCAACTACCTCTACGATTCCAAAACCCTGGCCTCGGTGCTTGGTATCAAGGAGGGCAGCGTGTACAGCAAGGAAACGCTGGACAAGCGCCTGAACTACAACCCCACGGGCCAGGACGTAACCTCGCTCTACATGAACGACGGCTACCTGTTCTTCCAGATTGAGCCGGTCGAAACCAAGGTGGAAGGCGACTCGATTGACATCGAGATGCGCATCAGCGAGGGCGTGCAGGCCCGCATCAAGGAGGTTAACATTGCCGGCAACACCAAAACCAGTGACCATGTGCTGCGCCGGGAACTGCAGACCCTGCCGGGCGACAAGTTCAACCGGGAGCTGCTGATTCGTTCCCAGCGCCAGATTGCAACCCTGGGCTATTTCGACCCCGAAAAGATTGGCCTGAACCCCGTGCCTAACCAGGCCGAAGGTACTGTGGACATCAACTACACGGTAGTCGAGAAACCTTCCGACCAGATTACGCTCTCGGGCGGCTGGGGCGGCTACGCGGGCTTTATTGGCACCGTAGGCCTGGTGTTCAACAACTTCTCCCTGCGCAAAGCCGGCAGCCTGCGCAACTGGACGCCGGTTCCGGCCGGTGATGGCCAGCGCCTGGCCCTGAACGTGCAGGCCAATGGCTTGCAGTACCAGGCCTACTCTTTCTCCTTTACCGAGCCCTGGCTGGGTGGCCGCAAGCCCAACTCCCTGTCGTTTAGCCTCAACAAGAGCATTCAGCGCGTGGGCACCAGCCTCGACGCCAACAACGACCAGTCCATCAAGGTGAACAGCGCCTCGCTGGGCCTGGGACGCCGCCTGCGCGTGCCCGACGACTACTTCACGCTGAGCAACTCGCTGTCGGTGAGCCAGTACAAGCTCAAGAACTACCCCTACATCCAGGGCTTCGCCAACGGTACGGGTAATGCTACCAACATTACCTTCAACACGACCCTGTCGCGCAACAGCATCGACAACCCGACCTACACCCGTCGGGGTTCCTCGCTGTCGTTGAGCGTAAACCTGACCCCACCGTACTCCATCTTCAAAGGTTCGCACCCGAGCGTAAACGAGTGGGTGGAATTCCACAAGTGGATGTTCGACGCCTCGTGGTTTACGCCCATCGTGGGCAAGCTAGTGCTCAACACCCGGGCCCACTTCGGCTTCATTGGTACTTACAACTCCAGCCGCGCCATTGGTCCGTTTGAACGGTTCAAGCTGGGCGGCTCGGGCCTGGGTTACGGCGGCTCGTCGAACTTCCTGGTGGGCACCGAATACGTGGGCCTGCGGGGCTACGACGACCCTAACAATGCCAACTCCATTCAAAACCCGAACTCCAGCGGCGGGGTGGCCTACAATAAATACGTACTGGAAATGCGTTACCCAGTGTCGCTGAACCCGGCGGCCACGGTGTACATCCTGAGTTTCGCCGAAGCCGGCAACGCCTTCGAACGGTACCAGGACTACAACCCCTACAAGCTGTACCGCTCGGTGGGCGTAGGCGCCCGGATTTTCATGTCGGCATTCGGTTTGCTTGGCTTCGACTACGGCTACGGTTTCGACGCGGTGCCCCGGTACACTTCCGGCCAGGCCCTGCAGGACAAAGGCCATTTCCACTTCATCATTGGTCAGCAGATTCGCTAA